A single genomic interval of Methylosinus sp. LW4 harbors:
- a CDS encoding TonB-dependent receptor domain-containing protein: MALLGDCGEWSPLNQGSIWVKYSGLEQLSGLTLGGGVIAVDERPGDNANDFTVPGYARVDTFASYKLPLLAPYPKTTIQLNVNNLFDARYFEGTTFGRYAIYPGAPRSFTLSLRAES; the protein is encoded by the coding sequence CTGGCGCTTCTTGGCGATTGCGGAGAGTGGAGCCCCCTGAACCAAGGCTCCATCTGGGTCAAATATTCCGGGCTCGAGCAATTGAGCGGTTTGACCCTCGGCGGCGGCGTCATCGCGGTCGACGAGCGCCCGGGCGACAATGCAAACGATTTCACTGTGCCGGGCTATGCGCGAGTCGACACTTTCGCATCGTATAAATTGCCTCTCCTGGCGCCCTATCCGAAAACGACTATCCAGCTCAACGTGAACAATCTGTTCGATGCGCGATATTTCGAGGGCACGACTTTCGGGCGCTACGCAATCTACCCAGGCGCGCCGAGGTCGTTCACTCTGTCGCTTCGCGCCGAGTCCTGA
- a CDS encoding PepSY-associated TM helix domain-containing protein, with amino-acid sequence MSLGQIRTGEAAPTTAHARSKGRLRRFSTSAHRWIGLVAGAYLVLAGLTGSVLAFWQDIDEWLNAETMLVEPPSADSAYRPLAEIFAAAREHMPPDVAPGSKFPIFMKFPSHRRGAVWVAYITGLPDKGEKPDLSKIEGRTIFVDPYRAKVTGERLQNKMSDPFAQPFVYLMMSLHCALLLEPFGRIAIAAVGMLLLVSTVVGIALWWPSRGKWKTALGVKWRAAPERLVYDIHKTVGAALGIVLLVSIFSGVYMNFKAPWRALVSLVSPVHELPMKARSEAAQGRASLGPDAIAAVADGVFPGGYLQMLQFPVGPEGTFVVGKHADDEVNKAGGGRIAIIDQYSGRTLASQDPHVFTAGERFLEWQYPLHSGEAFGDAGRAFMAVFGVVPLALYVTGFIRWRQKRRARKRMEQRRA; translated from the coding sequence ATGAGCCTCGGCCAGATCAGAACCGGGGAGGCGGCGCCGACGACGGCGCACGCGCGGAGCAAAGGGCGATTGCGCCGCTTCTCGACATCGGCGCATCGATGGATCGGGCTCGTCGCCGGGGCCTATCTCGTCCTCGCCGGTCTGACGGGAAGCGTCCTCGCTTTCTGGCAGGATATAGACGAATGGCTGAACGCCGAGACGATGCTCGTCGAGCCACCCTCCGCCGACTCCGCCTATCGGCCGCTCGCGGAAATTTTCGCCGCGGCGCGGGAGCATATGCCGCCGGACGTCGCGCCGGGATCGAAATTCCCGATCTTCATGAAGTTTCCGAGTCATCGCCGCGGCGCGGTCTGGGTCGCCTATATCACCGGCCTTCCCGACAAGGGCGAAAAGCCAGATCTTTCGAAGATCGAAGGCCGCACGATCTTCGTCGATCCTTATCGCGCGAAGGTCACAGGCGAGCGTCTTCAGAACAAGATGAGCGATCCTTTCGCGCAGCCCTTCGTCTATCTGATGATGAGCCTCCACTGCGCGCTGCTGTTGGAGCCGTTCGGGCGGATCGCGATCGCGGCGGTCGGCATGTTGCTACTCGTCTCGACCGTCGTCGGGATCGCTCTCTGGTGGCCGTCGCGGGGCAAATGGAAGACGGCGCTCGGCGTGAAGTGGAGGGCGGCTCCAGAACGGCTCGTCTACGACATTCACAAGACCGTCGGAGCGGCTCTGGGGATCGTTCTTCTCGTCTCGATCTTTTCCGGCGTCTATATGAATTTCAAGGCGCCATGGCGCGCGCTCGTCTCGCTCGTTTCTCCGGTTCACGAGCTGCCGATGAAGGCACGATCGGAGGCGGCGCAAGGGCGTGCGTCGCTCGGCCCGGATGCGATCGCCGCCGTCGCGGACGGAGTTTTTCCCGGCGGCTATTTGCAAATGCTGCAATTTCCGGTTGGTCCCGAGGGAACCTTCGTCGTCGGCAAGCATGCCGACGACGAGGTCAACAAGGCCGGCGGCGGCCGCATCGCGATCATCGACCAATATAGCGGAAGAACGCTCGCATCGCAGGATCCCCACGTCTTCACGGCAGGCGAGCGCTTTCTCGAATGGCAATATCCACTGCATTCGGGCGAAGCGTTCGGCGATGCGGGGCGCGCCTTCATGGCCGTCTTCGGCGTGGTTCCGCTCGCGCTCTATGTGACGGGCTTCATCCGTTGGCGGCAGAAGCGCCGGGCGCGCAAGCGCATGGAGCAACGCCGCGCGTGA
- a CDS encoding S46 family peptidase yields the protein MTFSPCLRLSLALGLLAWAGAASPRAEEGFWLFSEAPTEKIARKYGIHLTSEWLDRLERSTVRFNIKRFDVDIGGSGAFVSADGLIVTNRHVIPRQFLEAISTPEADPPGDGFVARSEREEREIPGLSLDAIVASADVTAEIAARIKATGRRIEDERSRREVVEEIERNASDAPGVVAEVVSLDSGARDMLYVYRRYSDIRLVFAPEAEAARRPGDHPAPSFDVALVRAYENGSPAQASQFLRLSRRPLAEGDPIFISGAPTKSSRHLFAAELEAQRDIALPRWVRAYAKLHDRLAAFAAGHAETARAAAPLLGAIGFFRRIIEDRLASLQDRSFLHSRRQEENAILKTIGERRDEPSAEAIRNLASNVATHAQNIFRGELLAFGGPPPWRGQVVTLPYGVELAGPLYSFGNILLKLRRERELSGKEHSDGSLVKERVDLENWLLRAPSIDPDIEVVRLGCFFETLIETFGSDDPIVQIALAGASPAERAEKLVRGTRLGDPGFRRALYVSDSAHFDAASDPLLDMLRALEPENVRIADAWRESEGRLEAEGMRARRAAASARTENSYPDGTRSARFGFGMVAGWVRQERRIPAVATLAAFYDRRDGSDFSDGRRAPPPRWALAADKIDREVALDFVSTADVVGGSSGSATVDAEGRLVGVVFGPGAIEGAIAADVAYAAGKPRRTAHVSAAALLEALTRVYDAPRLVEELQRTTAERSP from the coding sequence ATGACATTCTCGCCCTGTCTTCGTCTGTCGCTCGCTCTCGGCCTCCTCGCCTGGGCGGGAGCCGCGTCTCCCCGCGCCGAGGAAGGCTTTTGGCTTTTCTCCGAGGCGCCCACGGAAAAAATCGCGCGCAAATATGGAATCCATCTGACATCGGAATGGCTCGATCGCCTTGAGAGGTCGACAGTCCGGTTCAACATCAAGCGCTTCGACGTCGATATAGGTGGATCGGGCGCCTTCGTCAGCGCCGATGGGCTGATCGTCACGAATCGCCATGTCATTCCTCGCCAATTCCTCGAGGCGATATCGACGCCCGAAGCCGATCCTCCGGGCGACGGCTTCGTCGCGCGGAGCGAGCGCGAAGAGCGCGAAATTCCCGGCCTCTCACTCGACGCAATCGTCGCGAGCGCCGATGTAACGGCGGAAATCGCGGCGCGCATCAAAGCGACCGGGCGGCGCATTGAGGATGAGCGCAGCCGCCGCGAGGTCGTGGAAGAAATCGAGAGAAACGCCTCCGACGCGCCGGGCGTCGTCGCGGAAGTGGTCTCGCTCGATTCGGGCGCGCGCGACATGCTCTATGTCTACCGACGCTATTCCGACATACGGCTCGTCTTTGCTCCCGAAGCGGAGGCCGCGCGGCGGCCCGGCGATCACCCGGCGCCGTCGTTCGACGTGGCGCTGGTGCGGGCCTATGAGAACGGCAGCCCCGCCCAGGCGTCGCAATTCCTGCGGCTGTCGCGCCGTCCTCTCGCAGAGGGCGATCCGATTTTCATCAGCGGCGCGCCGACGAAATCTAGCCGCCATCTCTTCGCCGCCGAGCTCGAGGCGCAGCGCGACATCGCATTGCCGCGCTGGGTGAGAGCCTATGCGAAGCTGCATGACCGGCTCGCCGCCTTCGCCGCAGGACACGCGGAGACGGCACGCGCCGCGGCGCCGCTTCTCGGCGCGATCGGCTTTTTTCGGCGGATCATCGAGGATCGCCTCGCATCGCTGCAAGACAGATCGTTTCTCCACTCTCGACGTCAGGAGGAGAATGCAATTTTGAAAACCATCGGCGAACGCCGAGACGAGCCGTCGGCGGAAGCTATTCGAAATCTCGCGTCGAATGTCGCGACGCATGCGCAGAACATCTTTCGAGGCGAGCTTCTCGCGTTCGGCGGGCCGCCGCCCTGGCGAGGGCAGGTCGTCACGCTGCCCTATGGCGTCGAATTGGCGGGTCCGCTCTATTCCTTTGGCAATATACTACTGAAGCTGCGGCGGGAGCGAGAGCTGTCGGGGAAGGAACACAGCGACGGCTCTCTCGTCAAAGAGCGCGTCGATCTCGAGAATTGGCTGCTCCGGGCTCCAAGCATAGATCCTGACATCGAAGTCGTGCGACTCGGATGCTTCTTCGAGACCCTCATCGAGACATTCGGGTCGGACGATCCGATCGTACAAATCGCGCTCGCTGGCGCGTCTCCGGCTGAGAGAGCGGAGAAGCTCGTCCGCGGCACACGGCTCGGCGACCCGGGCTTCCGCCGCGCCTTATACGTATCCGACAGCGCGCATTTCGATGCCGCCAGCGACCCCCTGCTCGATATGTTGCGCGCGCTCGAACCCGAAAACGTGCGCATCGCGGACGCCTGGCGCGAGAGCGAAGGACGTCTCGAAGCGGAGGGAATGCGCGCGCGGCGGGCGGCCGCATCGGCTCGGACGGAGAACAGCTATCCCGACGGAACGCGCAGCGCGCGCTTCGGATTCGGAATGGTGGCGGGCTGGGTTCGACAAGAGAGGCGGATCCCCGCCGTCGCCACGCTGGCCGCCTTTTACGACCGCCGCGACGGCAGTGATTTCTCGGACGGTCGACGCGCCCCGCCGCCGCGCTGGGCGCTCGCCGCCGACAAGATCGACCGCGAGGTCGCGCTCGATTTCGTGAGCACCGCGGATGTGGTCGGCGGCAGCTCTGGGAGCGCGACGGTCGACGCCGAGGGGCGGCTCGTCGGAGTCGTGTTCGGCCCCGGCGCCATCGAAGGCGCGATCGCGGCCGACGTCGCCTATGCAGCCGGAAAGCCTCGGCGGACCGCTCATGTCTCTGCGGCCGCGCTCCTAGAAGCGCTCACGCGTGTCTACGATGCGCCCCGACTCGTGGAAGAGCTGCAGAGGACGACTGCTGAACGCTCCCCGTGA
- a CDS encoding HesB/IscA family protein, producing MKTNDKADHGVRIMAEAGGCSGPNYAMRFEAAPKDHDVIIEIRDIRIFVDEPSMDILRGATVDFSEDEENYGFNFILDPQETPTSSCSSGGNREAGHSCSCSRPS from the coding sequence ATGAAGACGAATGATAAGGCGGACCATGGCGTTCGCATCATGGCGGAAGCCGGCGGCTGCTCCGGCCCCAACTACGCCATGCGCTTCGAGGCGGCGCCGAAAGATCACGATGTCATCATCGAGATCCGCGACATCCGAATCTTCGTCGACGAGCCGTCGATGGACATTCTCCGCGGCGCGACGGTCGACTTCTCCGAGGACGAGGAGAATTACGGCTTCAACTTCATTCTCGACCCGCAGGAGACGCCAACGTCGTCCTGCAGCAGCGGCGGCAATCGGGAAGCGGGCCACTCCTGCTCCTGCAGCCGCCCGAGCTGA
- the modA gene encoding molybdate ABC transporter substrate-binding protein: protein MPVSSIRRFVILSLLVLPLAPCAAEEAPGGTPIHIHAAGSLGGALRAIAARYQQETGETIAMVFGPSGLLREGIEKGNEADLFLSADRQHPQRLAAEGKAASPVVFIRNSLCATARADHPLTKAQLLDYMLDPATKIGTSTPKADPGGDYAMALFAKAETVRRGAEQILREKARALVGGAPPAPAPAQTNANVPQSEPAPTKKFLLDGTVDLFIGYCSRRETRPDPEVVTVPVPEALAVRADYALALLRDKSPERQAAAARFALYLMTPNAQAIFADYNFVPVAALSEFRAR, encoded by the coding sequence ATGCCGGTCTCATCCATCCGGCGTTTCGTCATTCTGTCACTGCTCGTTCTGCCGCTCGCGCCATGCGCGGCGGAGGAGGCGCCCGGCGGGACGCCGATCCACATTCATGCGGCGGGCAGCCTCGGCGGCGCATTGCGCGCCATCGCCGCCCGCTACCAGCAGGAGACGGGCGAGACGATCGCCATGGTCTTCGGCCCTTCGGGCCTGCTGCGCGAAGGCATAGAAAAAGGCAACGAAGCCGATCTTTTCCTCTCCGCCGATCGGCAGCACCCACAGCGTCTCGCCGCAGAGGGCAAGGCGGCGTCGCCTGTCGTTTTCATCCGCAACTCGCTCTGCGCCACGGCGCGCGCCGATCATCCGCTGACGAAGGCCCAGCTTCTGGACTATATGCTCGATCCCGCGACGAAAATCGGCACATCGACTCCGAAGGCCGATCCGGGCGGCGATTACGCAATGGCTCTATTCGCCAAAGCCGAGACCGTGCGTCGGGGCGCCGAGCAGATACTCCGCGAAAAAGCGCGCGCGCTCGTGGGTGGCGCCCCTCCCGCGCCGGCGCCGGCGCAGACCAACGCGAATGTCCCACAGAGCGAACCCGCGCCGACAAAGAAATTCCTTCTCGATGGAACGGTCGACCTTTTCATCGGCTATTGCAGCCGGCGGGAGACTCGTCCCGACCCTGAAGTCGTCACCGTTCCCGTCCCGGAAGCGTTGGCCGTGCGCGCCGATTACGCCCTGGCGTTGCTGCGCGACAAATCTCCTGAGCGGCAGGCTGCGGCCGCGCGCTTCGCGCTGTATCTCATGACGCCCAACGCGCAGGCGATCTTCGCTGATTACAATTTCGTGCCGGTTGCGGCGCTGTCGGAGTTTCGTGCACGGTAA
- a CDS encoding HPP family protein yields the protein MCRLKVIKERIVQDGRPIIAAGVGGFALIFLLGWLGESLNQPLVLGSFGATCVLVFGFPDLPFSRPRNVILGHALTSFIGLVCLTLLDATPWSMALAVAAGIMAMMATKTVHPPAGSNPVISSRRIRPGAFCSRRP from the coding sequence ATGTGCCGGCTGAAAGTCATAAAAGAGCGCATCGTCCAGGACGGTCGGCCGATCATCGCCGCAGGAGTCGGCGGATTCGCGCTGATTTTCTTGCTCGGCTGGCTCGGTGAAAGCCTGAACCAGCCCTTGGTGCTCGGCTCCTTCGGCGCGACCTGCGTGCTCGTCTTCGGCTTCCCGGACCTGCCCTTCTCGCGGCCTCGCAATGTGATACTGGGGCATGCGCTCACCTCCTTCATCGGCCTCGTCTGCCTCACCCTGCTGGACGCGACCCCGTGGTCGATGGCTCTCGCGGTCGCTGCTGGAATTATGGCGATGATGGCGACAAAGACCGTGCATCCGCCCGCGGGCTCCAATCCGGTCATATCTTCTCGACGCATCCGTCCTGGAGCTTTCTGCTCGCGCCGACCCTAG
- a CDS encoding TonB-dependent receptor, which translates to MRNHVRRGALRVLIAHVSVAALSISVARAQDAPTELPAVDIAAGVGAATDAATVEGGYRVKAAYVGPFGDRALVDTPFSIDVVPADLMKNQQLLSLREAFRLIPSVQGENIRPQTRGMQAGVVQNTRIDGLNIAATTDYPLEQFERIEVLNGLSSAIYGPSNPAGTFNYVLKRPTEKPLREVTFSYLSQSAWLGHADLGGFLDDERRFGYRVNLLEQNGETYVDGSQSKRQLASVAFDIHASPSTVLETNASFYNFVTKNLPGTFALGRNATIFPTAPDPTRPGYGQPFGGDDNQTAIFSGKLRHDFDQNWRLTLGLLRQSNDRASTVPTNTLTDNLGSYTTTAATTTFSLDTLLSNQAAINGRFLTGPLSHDFVIAENGFFWDRYRPYVLGPITLGSASLANPALFAARSFPDFKNRFLSVETSQHSITIGDVIGLNELWSAQFALSQSWIHARNLNAAGVTTSTYDTSGVSPTASLMFKPTRNQTAYATYSESLQQGDTAPNGVANAGAILAPYRARQWELGYKIDLDSVDLRAALFQIERPYAYTVNNVYGVNGKQINRGVELTASGKATDDLTIFAGLSLLNPRLYDTGSALTNDKQILGLSHVAFNILMDYQIPFVPGLAANANINFASSRPGNYATTTYVDGYAVADLGLRYSTRVLDRAVTWRLNVYNIANAHYWANVAPTGQNGYNSTDFGTGTLGAPRSLRLSMQMEL; encoded by the coding sequence TTGAGGAACCATGTACGGCGCGGCGCGCTCCGAGTTTTGATCGCCCATGTCAGCGTTGCCGCGCTTTCGATCTCGGTGGCCCGCGCGCAGGATGCGCCGACCGAGCTTCCGGCCGTCGACATCGCCGCTGGCGTCGGCGCGGCGACGGACGCCGCTACTGTGGAGGGCGGTTATCGCGTGAAGGCGGCCTATGTAGGGCCGTTCGGCGACCGGGCCCTCGTCGATACGCCGTTTTCGATCGACGTCGTGCCCGCCGATCTCATGAAGAATCAGCAATTGCTCAGTCTGCGCGAGGCCTTTCGGCTCATTCCTTCGGTGCAAGGCGAAAACATTCGTCCGCAGACGCGCGGCATGCAAGCGGGCGTGGTGCAGAACACACGCATCGACGGGTTGAATATCGCGGCGACGACGGATTATCCGCTGGAGCAGTTCGAGCGAATCGAAGTGCTCAACGGCTTGTCGAGCGCGATCTATGGTCCATCCAATCCAGCGGGCACATTCAACTATGTGCTCAAGCGGCCGACCGAAAAGCCGTTGCGTGAAGTCACTTTTTCCTATCTGTCGCAGAGCGCCTGGCTCGGTCATGCCGATCTCGGAGGCTTTCTCGACGACGAGCGCCGTTTCGGCTACCGGGTGAATCTGCTCGAGCAGAATGGCGAGACCTATGTCGATGGTAGCCAGTCGAAGCGGCAGCTGGCGAGCGTTGCTTTCGACATTCATGCGTCGCCCAGCACTGTTCTCGAAACCAACGCCAGCTTCTACAATTTTGTGACGAAGAATCTGCCCGGCACATTCGCGCTCGGCCGCAACGCCACGATTTTTCCCACGGCGCCCGATCCGACTCGTCCAGGCTATGGCCAGCCTTTCGGCGGTGACGACAATCAGACGGCGATCTTCAGCGGCAAGCTGCGTCACGACTTCGATCAGAACTGGCGCCTGACATTGGGGCTGCTGCGTCAATCCAACGATCGCGCTTCGACTGTTCCAACCAACACTTTGACCGACAATCTCGGAAGCTACACGACAACAGCCGCGACAACCACATTTTCCTTGGACACTCTGCTCAGCAATCAGGCCGCCATCAATGGCCGCTTCCTCACGGGCCCTCTCTCGCATGATTTCGTCATCGCCGAGAATGGCTTCTTTTGGGACCGCTATCGCCCCTATGTTCTCGGCCCGATCACGCTCGGCAGCGCAAGTCTCGCCAATCCCGCTCTATTCGCCGCGCGCTCCTTTCCCGACTTCAAGAACCGCTTTTTGTCGGTCGAGACCTCTCAGCATTCGATCACCATCGGCGACGTCATCGGCCTCAACGAGCTATGGTCGGCGCAATTCGCTCTGTCGCAGAGCTGGATTCACGCGCGAAACCTGAATGCCGCCGGGGTGACGACCAGCACCTACGACACGAGCGGCGTGAGCCCGACGGCGAGCTTGATGTTCAAGCCGACGCGCAATCAGACCGCCTATGCCACCTATTCAGAAAGCCTCCAGCAGGGCGACACCGCGCCCAATGGCGTCGCCAACGCCGGCGCCATCCTCGCGCCTTACCGCGCCAGACAATGGGAGCTCGGCTATAAGATCGATCTCGACAGCGTCGATCTGCGAGCGGCCCTGTTCCAGATCGAACGGCCCTACGCCTATACGGTCAACAATGTTTATGGCGTCAACGGAAAGCAGATCAATCGCGGAGTCGAGCTGACGGCGTCTGGAAAGGCGACCGACGATCTCACCATCTTCGCGGGCTTGTCGCTGCTGAATCCGAGGCTGTATGACACCGGCTCGGCGCTGACGAACGACAAGCAGATACTCGGCCTGTCTCATGTCGCGTTCAACATTTTGATGGATTATCAGATCCCGTTCGTTCCGGGCCTCGCCGCCAACGCCAATATCAATTTCGCCAGCAGCCGTCCCGGCAATTACGCGACCACGACCTATGTCGATGGATATGCCGTCGCCGATCTCGGTTTGCGCTACAGCACACGCGTGCTCGACCGAGCGGTGACATGGCGGCTCAATGTCTACAATATCGCCAACGCCCATTATTGGGCGAATGTCGCACCGACCGGCCAAAACGGCTACAACAGCACGGACTTCGGCACGGGCACGCTCGGCGCGCCGCGAAGCTTGCGTCTTTCCATGCAGATGGAGCTCTGA
- a CDS encoding NAD-dependent formate dehydrogenase produces the protein MAKVVCVLYDDPVGGYPTSYARDDVPQPKIYPDGQTLPTPQAIDFKPGALLGSVSGELGLRKFLESNGHQLVVTSSKDGEDSVLDRELPDAEIVISQPFWPAYMTAERIARAKKLKLIVTAGIGSDHTDLQAAIENNITVAEVTYCNSNAVAEHVVLSILALVRNFIPSHNIILQGGWNIADAVSRSYDLEAMQVGTVAAGRIGLRVLRLLKPFGVGLHYLDRHRLPRAVEEELDLTYHDNLESLVKISDVVTLNCPLHPETEHMINEKTLNFFKRGSYLVNTARGKLVDRDALVGALESGQLAGYAGDVWFPQPPAKDHPWRTAPHHALTPHISGTSLSAQTRYAAGVREILESYFEKRPIRNEYLVVQGGKLAGVGAHSYSEGDATGGSEEAARFEKA, from the coding sequence ATGGCGAAGGTGGTCTGTGTCCTTTACGACGATCCGGTCGGCGGCTATCCGACCTCTTACGCGCGCGACGACGTCCCGCAGCCGAAAATCTATCCCGACGGACAGACGCTGCCGACGCCCCAGGCGATCGACTTCAAACCGGGAGCGCTTCTGGGCAGCGTCTCGGGCGAATTGGGCCTGCGCAAATTCCTCGAGTCCAACGGCCATCAGCTGGTCGTCACCTCGAGCAAGGACGGCGAGGACAGCGTTCTCGACCGCGAGCTTCCCGACGCGGAAATCGTGATCTCCCAGCCCTTCTGGCCGGCCTATATGACCGCCGAGCGGATCGCCAGGGCGAAGAAGCTCAAATTGATCGTCACTGCCGGCATCGGCTCGGACCACACCGACCTGCAAGCGGCGATCGAGAACAATATCACCGTCGCGGAAGTCACCTATTGCAACAGCAACGCCGTTGCCGAGCATGTGGTGTTGTCGATTCTGGCGCTGGTGCGCAATTTCATTCCGTCCCACAACATCATCCTGCAGGGCGGCTGGAACATCGCCGACGCCGTGTCGCGCTCCTATGACCTCGAGGCCATGCAGGTCGGCACGGTCGCCGCCGGACGCATCGGCTTGCGCGTGCTGCGCCTGCTGAAGCCCTTCGGCGTCGGGCTGCATTATCTCGATCGCCATCGCCTGCCGCGCGCGGTCGAGGAAGAACTCGATCTGACCTATCACGATAATCTCGAGAGCCTCGTGAAGATCAGCGACGTCGTGACATTGAACTGCCCGCTGCATCCTGAAACGGAGCATATGATCAACGAGAAAACGTTGAATTTCTTCAAGCGCGGCTCCTATCTCGTCAACACGGCGCGCGGCAAGCTCGTCGATCGCGACGCGCTGGTCGGCGCGCTCGAGAGCGGCCAGCTCGCGGGCTATGCGGGCGACGTCTGGTTCCCACAGCCGCCGGCCAAGGATCATCCCTGGCGCACGGCTCCGCACCATGCGTTGACGCCGCATATCTCCGGCACCAGCCTTTCGGCGCAGACACGCTATGCCGCGGGCGTGCGGGAGATTTTGGAAAGCTATTTCGAGAAGCGTCCCATTCGGAACGAATATCTCGTCGTTCAGGGCGGAAAGCTCGCCGGCGTCGGCGCGCATTCCTATAGCGAGGGAGACGCCACCGGCGGCTCGGAAGAAGCCGCCCGCTTCGAGAAGGCGTGA
- a CDS encoding LysR family transcriptional regulator codes for MFIRQLDYLVTLARERHFARAAEACCVSQPALSAAIRHLEEELGVVIVERGHKFVGFTDDGERLLNWARQTLVAWDGLRQEASLSRKRLSGSLRIGAIPTTMPVMSLLTGPYWRAYPDLTQLLQSMSNEAIIRKLENFELDIGVTYLEDQNLDRFRVLPLYRERYVLLTRDAAALGARSSLSWKEAAELPLCLLTRNMQNRRIIDAAFKRAGARPHVVVETDSVFALYSNVLCTEICSIMPHSLLAHFDKREELKVVPLTPELHRKIGIVTLDNDPTSPIVSAIWSVTERMDLDARFDFSSANERAEITR; via the coding sequence ATGTTCATTCGGCAACTCGATTATCTCGTGACCTTGGCGCGCGAACGTCATTTCGCGCGCGCCGCCGAAGCTTGCTGCGTGTCCCAGCCGGCGCTTTCCGCCGCGATCCGACATCTCGAGGAGGAGCTCGGCGTCGTCATCGTCGAGCGCGGGCATAAATTCGTCGGGTTCACCGACGACGGCGAGCGCCTGTTGAACTGGGCGCGGCAGACACTCGTCGCCTGGGACGGGCTGCGGCAGGAGGCGTCTCTCTCCCGCAAGCGATTGAGCGGCAGCCTGCGGATCGGCGCCATTCCGACGACCATGCCGGTCATGTCGCTACTGACCGGCCCCTATTGGCGCGCCTATCCAGATTTGACGCAATTGCTGCAATCGATGAGCAATGAAGCGATCATCCGAAAGCTCGAGAATTTCGAGCTCGACATCGGCGTGACCTATCTCGAGGATCAGAATCTCGACCGCTTTCGCGTGCTGCCGCTCTACCGCGAGCGCTACGTGCTGCTGACGCGCGACGCAGCGGCGCTCGGCGCGCGCTCGTCCCTGAGCTGGAAGGAAGCCGCCGAGCTGCCGCTATGCCTGCTCACGCGCAATATGCAGAACAGGCGCATAATCGACGCCGCCTTCAAGCGGGCCGGCGCGCGGCCTCATGTAGTCGTCGAGACCGATTCCGTCTTCGCGCTCTATTCCAATGTGCTCTGCACGGAGATTTGCAGCATCATGCCGCACAGCCTCCTCGCACATTTCGACAAGCGCGAGGAGCTGAAGGTCGTTCCGCTGACGCCCGAGCTCCACCGGAAGATCGGGATCGTCACGCTCGACAATGATCCGACGTCGCCGATCGTGTCGGCGATCTGGTCCGTCACCGAACGCATGGACCTCGACGCGCGGTTCGATTTCTCGAGCGCGAACGAGCGCGCCGAGATCACACGGTAA